The Chloroflexus aggregans DSM 9485 genome segment GAGTATAGCATTGTCGTCGGGCTTTGTCAAACCTGAGGACAAGATTGTGGGTGGAGCAATGGGAGAGGTGTGGACCCGGACGGGTTCAAACCGGATGGAGCCGCATGATGGTACGTCTGCATTTGTAGCCGGATGCGGTATGATGAGAGGCAACAACACCAATGGCATACGCATAGGAATGGTCATGCGATCGGGCCGAATTAAGATTTTGGGTGTACCGATTGATGATATTACCGAACCCGAAGCGGTAGTGCTGGCACAGGCAATGATTGAAAGCGGTGGGCCGCATCAGATCTGTACGGTCAACCCAGAGTTTATTATGGAAGCGCAGCGGAATCCGGCCTTCCGTGCTGTATTACAGGCGTCTGATCTGAATACACCGGATGGGTTTGGCGTGTTATTGGCAGCGCGCTGGCTTGGTACTCCGCTCCGCGGGCGAGTAACCGGTGTCGAACTTACGCTGCGACTGGCGGCTTTGGCTGCCGAGCGCGGCTATCGCATCTTTTTTTTAGGAGCGGGGCCAGGAGTGGCTGAAGCGGCGGCGGCGGTATTACAGCAACGTTGGCCTCGTTTGCAGATAGCCGGTTGTTATGCCGGTTCGCCCGACCCGGCGAATGATGAAGAACAGCGCCAGATCATTGCCGCGGCACAGCCGGATATTCTGT includes the following:
- a CDS encoding WecB/TagA/CpsF family glycosyltransferase; its protein translation is MRSGRIKILGVPIDDITEPEAVVLAQAMIESGGPHQICTVNPEFIMEAQRNPAFRAVLQASDLNTPDGFGVLLAARWLGTPLRGRVTGVELTLRLAALAAERGYRIFFLGAGPGVAEAAAAVLQQRWPRLQIAGCYAGSPDPANDEEQRQIIAAAQPDILLVAYGHPRQEFWIARNQPVLQIPLAMGVGGTFDYLAGRVPRAPRLLRRLGLEWAFRLVVQPARWRRIIDAVPVFALTVVSQGRSRDKVCRSKCRQE